One window from the genome of bacterium encodes:
- a CDS encoding FHA domain-containing protein, producing the protein MSVNEALRSARLVRKSFEVPLIFRGTGPLLIGRDERLVTLVINDAFISRTHAAIIQEDDDFYVQDLNSKNGTYLNGERLPQGERSARPLQHGDKLRFNTVEFEFIVPEESV; encoded by the coding sequence GGTCAACGAAGCCCTGCGCAGCGCTCGGCTGGTACGCAAGAGCTTCGAGGTTCCGCTCATCTTTCGCGGCACCGGCCCCTTGCTGATCGGCCGCGACGAGCGGCTCGTCACCCTGGTCATCAACGACGCCTTCATTTCCCGGACCCACGCCGCCATCATCCAAGAGGACGACGACTTCTACGTCCAAGACTTGAACAGCAAGAACGGCACCTATCTCAACGGCGAGCGCCTGCCCCAGGGCGAGCGCTCGGCCCGACCGCTTCAGCACGGCGACAAGCTCCGCTTCAACACGGTGGAGTTCGAGTTCATCGTCCCCGAGGAGAGCGTCTAG